ccacaaaatcacggaattaccccagacttgaagggtgaagctgttagcccctcatactatcgcgcaatgatcggatctcttatgtacctcacagcatcaaggccagacataatgtacccaacgtgcctgcttgccagatatcaagtcaacccgaaggcctcacatcttgcagctgtcaaaaggatttttcgttatttgaagggttgccctgacaccggtctatggtaccctagggataataactttgaattgatcgcattcagtgattctgattttggcggatgcaaaatcgacggcaaatccacaacggctggatgtcagtttttaggaaatcgcctagtcacatggcagtgcaagaagcagacatgcgtcgctacatcaacatgcgaagctgaatacattgctgcctcaagttgttgctcccaggttctttggatccaacaacaattacacGACTACGgctttgaattcctaactactcctatttacgttgataattctgctgcattacagatcactagaaatcctgtgcagcactcaaagactaaacacatcgaaatcaaatatcacttcatacgtgattgctttgagaaaaggctaatcgatgttattaaggtccacaccgatgaccaacgtgccgacctttttaccaaagcatttgacaaatcaagatttgactttttattattggtaaacggcattaaggtcaagcaagagtaaaaccaacatcggaaaatcatttttgtaaatatctttgtgttttttaaatttgtcttagtttgttgattttagggggagtaactCCAAaatctaaaaatccaaaaacatcgaaaaaatttcaaaaacacaaaaacaatagaaaaacaaaaatgagtttcctggcgagtaaaagagaaaatgatagtacatcagtggtctatccaaacctctttaaaccttaaatgaaaaacgataagcagctctatataagatgtatcggtaggctcacaatcattttaaagtgtgcaagGTGATATAAATcataaatcgactgaagaccaggtgggaaccattcattggcatatggtcttagtaccgaaatttcgtttgatagattgccgaggttctgagatattcggtctttatgctgcttatcatctgggtatcatggttatatcttttaccgaaaaataacggggacgcaagtctagatcttccatgatactatacatacgtgtacatactgcattcgacctcaataagtgataaacaatcacatgtccatatcaaataagtgatataatatcacatttttccgggagtcaagttcgtctctctgctgtacggaagtactgacctgttcacggacttgctcctgtgccctcatgcatatgaaaatcaagttcctcctcaataagtgattctatcacatagggcttgttttcaaatcaaaataagtgagaatctcacatcatatacggtcaaacagatgataatcggtatactcaccggtaagatgaaccctcgtgcataccttgatacgggaatgtgtcgtgatgtggatgaacaccggtcggtaagtataaatcataccttaacgtatcccctcgccatgattacatctgataagttgagtttaagtggacaacaataccgataattgttataggatgcttatcttaatgttaactaactgaacaacaagagaactttggcatgaccgtacactgatatgattctcttaccctcgaaactcaaaaaaaatgtctgtatatatttgtttactgcttttagtctttacatttaaaaaaaaaatttcaaaaataccaaaaagattttaggtgtgttttaatataaactttataaaagcaaaaaagattttatttctactttattttcgatcgtacgatgttggagctcgagtcttcgttacctgaaacctgactgaaaaccgaattgactaaatcttcataagcggtcgaaatttgcaaattttgaaagttagaaactaaaattgataaattcgttaaactttcaaactgtcggacggtgtttgattgtgacatggtcattcgtgtgtcacttgtttatgctaactatattccaagaagttgttctcattacgcgtttagatttcttgcatgtgcagattctaaaggcaaggagaacatagtcgatgacaagcttcggaatgaagacacgacgtgaaggcactcaaaagatgaaaatgatcgagttgccgctgaccatcatcaacaacacaaggatctcaagctataaagatcaagtcattcacgagcataactcaagggggagcttatgttaagggggagtttgtcaacacacttcctacctgatacgggtagtttgttgatacactttctgctttaaagacgtgaagactttgaagatcctccgacattgaagacttgaaaggacgtcaAAGACTTGAAGACacaaagatcgagacaaagctacagccaagggggagtttgttggtgcacttgtgtctgtattTTGTCTGTATTCTGTATGATATAAGACGATGTCCTttgttagtcctgtaagtttgaccaagtcaaccatcctcctggtttgacttggccaaacagttagaaaatGGCTGTAacatgtctgtgtcgaaggatgtctcatcgaaggatagtttagatccttcgataagcacgaaagataaaccttcgatggatgatgatggacctcgatagatcatccttcgaggtatatgtagatccttcgacaggtttcaggtcgatagatgatccttcgatcaatctatctgatccttcgaccagacgatctgtgttgggtatatatacccatgtaatgtgttcacttctgAGAGAGACACAAGAGAGACAGAAAGATAGACACTCAAGAACACAGAGACACTTCTGTGagaacacacacacttagagagtttgcaaaacagatttgtaaacattgagcttgtaaccgaacctttcatacgtattaatacaagtggtgttaatcggtgaatattgtgtgtcttgtgtttgtgcttgtttcatctcggtttgcactctagcttggattccgcacttgctagtgtgtttcacataacaaggttaaggtttgacctcatcctccgagggacctacactaCATCATTTATAGAAGCTTGGAAAGATAACTCCATGACAAGGAGTTTATTATGTGGCGCATTCTAAAACTTATAATGTAAGTGGAGATATTCGTAGAGGAGAGTAACATATATAATGAAAGAATGATGCAAGTCAAAGAAAATGAGTATAGTTAACAAGGAACTCACATTGTTCCGGCGACTGTCGTTGTGATGTGAGTGTTTTCTTCTTCGTTGAGCTTTGCTAAACCAAAATCTGAAATCTTTGGGGTAAGGTCAGTATCAAGAAGTACATTTGTTGCCTTTATATCCCTATGAACCATTCTTAGCACTGAATCTTCATGTAGGAATTTTAGACCTTTTGCTATCCCAATAGAAATTCGTTGTCTTGTAGGAAAATCTATTTCCATCATAGCTTTATCATTAtctgatttataaaaaaaaaaaatgtatgttATTCAAGAAGTTGTGTGTGGTTAGATATACCAATCATATTTAGTGGGTTGACTTGATTTAATCTCCTAGCTTCGATTTACTTGGTTTCCTTTTCATAGCCTTTTATTTTGTATTAGTCATTGTTTTCTCATGagaaatacacaaatattattccAGAATTGATTACGTATTCCATTTTGGAGTGTCCGGTGTAATTGTTAACATTTCCTTCTTTTACAAATAGCCTATCATTTTGAATGCCCATCGTTACCTTTAGTTCACTACAAAGATTGACTTTGTTTACTTTTTTCATTACTAAGTGGGATGGAGCGAGAAAAGGAGAATACCAAATAGAGCATGTGCTAGAGAATTATTCGCCATGTACTCATAAACAAGCAGTAGTTGGTTGCGTTCCACACAACACCCATGTAGTCTTACAACATTAGGGTGTTGAATACTGGCTATCATCCCTATTTCATTCACAAATTCACGATTTCCTTGACTTGATTTAGAAGAAAGTTTCTTCACAGCGATTAGAGTTCCATCTTGTAGTGTGCCCTACAATTAATGGATTATAGGTTCATGTCAACTACACCTTTAATACGTTCATTAGtttctttcatttttttcttttgaatttgagcaccaaacaaataaaactttgtaatATAACAATGTGCAACACTAAAAAATATATCACTATATATTCAATAATTACCATGTAGACTGATCCAAAACCACCTTCCCCAAGTTTATTTGAATCAGCAAAGTTGCGGGTGGCAGCTTTGATCTGTCTATATGTGAATACACCTGTCTGCAAATCGATTCCCCTTATATCTGCAAGTAAAAGGTatattatcaatgaaataaatgTGCCTAACTAATGGCTTAAGTAGCCACAACACAAACCTCAATGTCATTGAGGGGATAGAGGATTAGAGCTGGCCTAAACCAAATTTGAAGTTTAGCTTTCTAAATAACCGAAATTAATGCAAGGCTTTTTGAGTTATAACATTATGAAAATTTGTTGTTGCTGGTCTCTATTATGCAATTTTTTTTCACGAACTTTCATAATTAATTTTGTTTAGCTAATTGGTGAAATATTCAATCTAATTCTACTCCTTTGTGACATTAGTAATCACAATTTATACTAAGGTATTTGaatacttcaaaagtttggaaaTATTTTTCTTTACTAGAATACATAATCATGAATAAACTAAACATCTGTATAACCAACAATGTGCTTTAAAAAATGGCAAATTGCATTTAAATAATCTCAGTTTTCTCAATTCGGCCGATAATAATCCTAACTTAGTGATTGTctgataataatccgaactgttccacttttggccgataatactCCGctgttaaaaatagcttaacggagttggCCTTTTTCCGAATTactacaaactgatgttttacggattttgatcagaacgaggatacgagtcgatttatgtaaaacttacctagAAATGATCCTTCAAAcagcttgatttttgttaattagaagtttaaacacccgaattgaagcacggTTTTCGTCATTTGGGGCAGTATTTCCGaaggtaaattttacatcaatcaactcgtattctcattctaatcaaaagccataaaacatcagtttgtaagtCGGAAAAAAAATTAACTCCGTTAACCTATATTTAAcgcagactattatcggccaaaagtggaccagtttgTTTGTTTGAGCTAACAGATTTTTTAAAGAAACAAAAAGAATAACAACGACCCAGCGCCTAATAATAATATTGTATAAATTTAAATGAATTTCATCAGGAGGATTTACTTTCTTAGCTTGAGCCCATGTTGGTTGTGTTAAAAATTTCTTTAACCTTACTCATATCAGAATACCTTTTTCTCGAGATTTCTTGTCCCCTATATAACCTCTCTTCCATGCAACACCAATGACTATGAGAGTAAGGAGCAACACTGCAGTCACTGCTCCAATGACTATGAATATACTTCGTTTGCCAGACTTGGTCTCTATGGGAAGCAAAATATTAGAATCACATTAAAGCTGATTTTATATTAACTTTTTATGTTTACACACACGTCTACACTTACGTGACCCATATTTCACCCTTAAACTTAGTGGCGGAACTACATGGGGATCCGGACCGTTGACCCTCCGGCCTGCCAACATAAAACCTTTTTTTCACAATATCACTTTCACTAATTTTTTTCCCAGACACCCGATCGAGTAGAACAAAACATGATCAtgcatttatatttatttattttcatataAATTAGGATATAATATCTACTATAAAAATTCTAGATTcttttattttaacttttttattcaAACTCtattacaatttttttatatGACAACGATTGGTCATTTGTGATGAAATCAAAAGTGAAAACACTAGGACAATAAGCATACCAGCCTCCATAGAAATGGCAGATATCATAGGTCCAAATACTCCATCCCTTGGGACTGCGGTTGTGCCATTCCCAGCATACTGAAACCGTATTTCTAATGTTTTATTAGTTACATGAatattttctattgtttttattACTGCCTTATCAACCCCTCCTGCTTCATGCTTGATATCAAAATTCTTTAGTTCAATTGCACCCTGCAGGGTAGAAAAAAAGGAAAAGTTTTCTGTATctttttatttctgtttttcaatTTCTAAgtgaaatatataaaataattcaGTAATTTTAGAAGCAAGACCAAAATTCAACCTGTATATAAACATCAAAAGCACGTCTTCCAAGACTCTGGTAAGATCTATTATCTCTGAATACTATCTCAGCAAAATGTAGAGTCACCTTATACCTTCCATTTACTAAACAACGACCATAGTAAGTGATAGATAGTGGGGAGCGGCGAGCGACTGTGTAGAGTTCGGAGTCTTTCATAGTGAGTCTTGATACATTATTTATTGTATATCGATAATCCTTAACATTCCATACATTTCCTGTGCTACTAAATCCCCAGTGATCATTTAAAGGACGAAATCTTGCAGGTCCACCCGGATCCTGATCATCCGCCTCGTAAACCTTGTCTCCTATGATAACTCCTGTCCCACCACAATTGATATGAACTGAACTGTAGTCTGGACAAACAAATCAGAAACATAAAATGGACCAGCTTTACTTTGGTATTTAAGAAGGAAATTTAACTTCACTGAAATAATGTTGCTCACTCTTGGAGCAAGGAAATTGGCTAAAGCAATTTGCAAGGTCGCTGCATTAAATGAAACATGAAAAACATGGTGTTTATCTCTTTGAATTGAAGATCCATTAATACTAAAAACCACAAGTAGGGTATAAGCTTACGACTCGTTTCCATAATTAGCGTGGCTTCGGAATAAGTTCCTAGTAAATGAAGAAGTCATGCATAGACTATAGCTTGAAGTTTTATGGGAACAAGAAAAGAGTATTTAGAATCTGAAAGCTTACACTGATTCAGGACAACGTTGAAGCACTGGTTCTTTACTAAAGTGGTTGTAGGAAAGATCTACTGCAACACCTGAGTATAAACACAATaatgtcagaaaatacaaaaacaattttACCGCCAAATGCATAACAACATCCACAACAACATTCATGGGTACTGGTATACAGGGCCGCCCCAAGCTTTTTGGGGGCCCTAAGCGAATTTTAAAATCGGGGCCctctaaaaaaaatattattctACTCACAAGCGTAAGAATAACTTATCTTACTAGATTGATATCTTAATAAGTCAAAAAAAGGTTacttgtgacactctaggttttcccgaacaAACATCTTGTAATATCATTTTGTATATacattattaaatgaaaatgtgACCTTCTTACATGCtacgtgttgtatgtatgtatgtatatatatatatatatatttatgagtttgtgctagtgagtcgagaccatgactcgagaccactcggtctcgagtgggccgtaactggttgggccgaaacccccttagcCTACTCGAAACCAAGTATAAAACCCCCAAACCTTCCCCCACTTCCTTCAtttttacacaaacacacactccttttctctctcactaaaaaccctcaacaacaccacCTTCTCTCCcaaattctcggttcaagctCGGATCTAACCGGCAACAACAAAGAATCTCggtcaagaaactcggtcaagctCGTCATCGTCACCCGGACACTTCACTTTCTCGGTTTCTCCTTGATTCGGTGCcttttcacaaccggttagtgttctaatgTGTGTGTAGGATATATGTGTGTTTTATGAACTAGAAGGTGTTTAGTTAgaagtgttatgcatgattttcgcATGATTTGTGAGTATTAACAATATGTGTAAACCATTATATGTTAATGCTTgataaaatgtttaaaaaaatggcTAATGAATGGTAGTTTAAGAGTGTTTATGGCCAACCGAACTATGTTCAAGGTTACAAAATGAATGTCTcgtttgtttcttgcaaaatgatcttgttaaacatgtgattttggttcaaaGAATGCATGGTTATGTTTAAtataaaaaccctaaaatgatgaacttaTGATGAACATGTTGAATATGGGTTGAAGATTTGAAAAAGGTAATGTTTGATCCATTATAATTAATTGTCAGTTTAGAAAACTTGTTAGTTAACCCTCATTGGTTATTTCTTAAAATGGGCCTGATGCATAGTACAAATTGGCCTGATATATCTGAATCAGCACGTGAACAAGTCAAGAccagcattgcgactcgagaccacggcgtgacaactcgagaccgcaacggttgcgactcgagaccacggcctgacaactcgagaccgcaacggttgcgactcgagacctcctcgtgacaactcgagaccggactcggaacctctgaggttgcgagtcaagcctgcaccactcgaaaccagccagtacaactcgagacctctgggttgcgactcgagaccgcaagttctcgagtcgagacccccttgtctcgactgggctgctcacttagttattgggccataacTTGAATTGGTTTGGGTTGCCTGATTGTTTGGACTATCTGCTTTGCTGGACTAATTGTCAACTGTGTGAATctttagggccggcccaataacttatatgttaaaaatgcATGTATTGTGTTAGAATCTTGTAAGATATACGTGATTaattgtacaccaaacctgacctatactggtgaccatgttaggacgtggtgaccagcgtgtttgacaagtaacctaaatctgccaagcaacccaaggtgagctcacacactaaaagcatgcgtcccaaggagggacacggacaaactgccaactttgggaaaaatactattgaactattatttccgggggaaatccgaatgggtatttactatctccgggggagatacgtttggatattatttataaatcacaactagccaagctaaacgaaactctatcactttaagtccctgcttacagtaccgattaatcgccgggggcgaacgggttattagttgatagcgctattaggtttgacaacctcacaccgtgaccgggggagatcgggcgtgaactagtagaccttgcatcttggtcaatgacgatggacattgactcggggcacaataactttccgtcaacagtttcggtatctacagtttagtgagcttacagatggggtagctccccacaacgtgattataaatgctttatctaaacaacttatgtttttcgaaaactaaaactggacaactagtgaactcgctcaactttatgttgacaccttactgcatgctttgcaggtacccagtgactcaggagcttgcagcttgcggatgtgtagtggtcgtctaacccgtgtgttgggttctaaataaacttgaactaagaatcttgttctaaactattttgtctatgcttccgccacttatctgaactattacttaaccttaaatacttttgaactttgattatgatatttgccaaccttgtggttggtgagtattacttatgttattaattaaattgctcagtataattggtggctggatcctggtcagtcacacctccaagcggtggtgttccgcatgtggattttgggggtgtgacagattggtatcagagccattggttatagtcaacttggttttaaaaaggggaaaaatctttttgagaaaaaacagactataacccgtgactcgtgacgacactacactccaagtgcaaggctcagcacatagacctcatagctcggactagtgtctACTTGCTTACTTACTTTATGTTTTCTGTTTTgttatacgtactagtgtgcctacaTAGATAAATACACCTCTCTCtcctatctcattctcgctacattacgacaccacactcatactatgttttctgtttatgaagacaatgagtggacgtggaagaggaaacattaacatgactcaggctcaattcactaacctgcttaacacggtggctgcagctttcgcagctcaccctggaggtaaactcgttatcctaggatgtttagatccttcCGCCGCGTCGTCTTTTATCCTTAAACCTATATGCTTCGCTTCTCAcaaacaggtcagcatgcacctgcgcaaccacacgtgtgtactttcaaaactttcatggattgcaagcctctccctttcaatggcactgagggtgccataggtcttctgcactggattgagaaagttgaagctgtctttgctgtctgtgagtgtcccctgcgaattgggtgaagtttgctactggtacgcttgaaggaaacgtgctttcctggtggaaggcgcaaattcagatgtttggattagaaactgctaatgctactgcgtgggaggatttcaaggacatgattaaggaggagtactgtcaccgggacgacatccacaaactcgagaacgagtactttgcgcttaagatggttgggtcagagattgagacctgcaccaaactgtccaacgactatgctgctctttgcccaaacatgtctcggcctatgtatcgaagaatcgaattgtacatcaagggtttggctccagaaatccgaagccatgtgactgcagccaacctcaataccatttAGCCGGTcgtccgtcttgctcacaaactcactgatcaggccgtagaagagggcaagctgcccaaaaggatcagtgctactgccggaacttctaatgacaacaagcgtaagtgggaaggaaatcaaagcaaggatgctaaccacactcaggccccagcacagcaaaggaaaactgaaaacaacaagggccctcaacaacagggtggttATCgcggaaaccaccccaagtgcaacaagtgcaatcgacatcacagtgggccttgtgggaaaagtcagtgtcagcgatgtaacaagatggggcatgaggccaaggactgtaggagcccacgtcccgcggggcagaaccagcagcagcagcagtatCATGGGAACGTCacgggttgtttccagtgtggagctgaggggcacttcataacaaccctcggtaaaacagacatcctcataatatttccgacaccctaatatattttaaatatctcaatgtgtctttatatgcaccccgtatgtgaaaaccgagccccaaaatagattatactatataaaataaataaaaacaataattattaggttgaggcgggccgcgtagggcctcacctcaagttaaagcgggccgcgcgagtgtgtaccagtatatcgccaaaaccataagcccaagcgggccgcgtacatgttcggtttagttgatgcgggccgcgcgcgTCCTAAATGGTGGCATGACCCGGAGCCGCCACGTGTCCAGCGCGTGTCGAACCTAGTGTGTGACCGGACTAAGCTACGCTTTGACCcggagttgacgcgggccgcatgagcccggcccaaactccacgcgggccgcgaggggactcaattacagccctataaatggaGGCCATCGGCCTTCAGTCCGCTTTCGTTCATTTTTCTTTCTGTCTCTCTAcacttttaaatagtgggcattatacccgagtccaatacccctaaaatagcgaggttctgctacgatgtaagtattataacccctggagacgtattagatacgctgcccgattgatctagggttccgtaacggctgtcgtggttctgcccgacgtagtcgttggaatgccgtctcggggagggtattactaatgttaaaatgggttattatactaacacacgtgcatttgtgtaaattatagatattcaccaggaaaccctaaagaatcacctaagacagcaatgtgagttaattctctttttatatactcatttttgtgagttgatccacttttgtaaacctttttgtttactgtttttacaaaacctcacttaattaaatatatacaaaccagttattgagtatttgta
This is a stretch of genomic DNA from Helianthus annuus cultivar XRQ/B chromosome 16, HanXRQr2.0-SUNRISE, whole genome shotgun sequence. It encodes these proteins:
- the LOC110915448 gene encoding probable leucine-rich repeat receptor-like serine/threonine-protein kinase At3g14840 isoform X19 is translated as MKTPQSLQNNMFSGTIPAELGKLENLANLILNANNLSGQLPVELNSLTNLTELRLTGNNFNGRIPSLESWKQLSKLEMIGSGVGGPIPASISLLSNLEELRISDLSGESSPFPNLRNMTNMRNLVLRSCNITGRIPNYIALLPNLKFLDLSFNGLVGDIPDLSGLDDLYTVYFTGNSLNANVPGWLMNTGVAVDLSYNHFSKEPVLQRCPESVNLFRSHANYGNESDLANCFSQFPCSKNYSSVHINCGGTGVIIGDKVYEADDQDPGGPARFRPLNDHWGFSSTGNVWNVKDYRYTINNVSRLTMKDSELYTVARRSPLSITYYGRCLVNGRYKVTLHFAEIVFRDNRSYQSLGRRAFDVYIQGAIELKNFDIKHEAGGVDKAVIKTIENIHVTNKTLEIRFQYAGNGTTAVPRDGVFGPMISAISMEAGRRVNGPDPHVVPPLSLRVKYGSQTKSGKRSIFIVIGAVTAVLLLTLIVIGVAWKRGYIGDKKSREKDIRGIDLQTGVFTYRQIKAATRNFADSNKLGEGGFGSVYMGTLQDGTLIAVKKLSSKSSQGNREFVNEIGMIASIQHPNVVRLHGCCVERNQLLLVYEYMANNSLAHALFDNDKAMMEIDFPTRQRISIGIAKGLKFLHEDSVLRMVHRDIKATNVLLDTDLTPKISDFGLAKLNEEENTHITTTVAGTIGYMAPEYALRGHLSYKADVYSFGVLLLEIIAGKSNMKYHPTEEFICLVDWVVALKQKGCLMDLVDSRLGSDFNKEEALRMIQIALLCINKYPAHRPTMSEVTNMLEGRIKIKKQDINLTTSDDEFRLQALKMKLEEIQTPYFDELESFTNPSSSIHDQYTDSQASEKNLLI
- the LOC110915448 gene encoding probable leucine-rich repeat receptor-like serine/threonine-protein kinase At3g14840 isoform X17, with protein sequence MSIIFNKSLELLSTIVLIFLALLLFEVTDVHAQNGYLPQDEVRALRDIAEELGKRDWNFSLNPCDNNPNWATPNNQTETSLYNNTVMCNCSYPGDVCHVITIILEGQDLDGVLPPSLAKLPYIKTIDLGRNYLNGTIPSEWASTKLEYLSVSANRLTGRIPTYLGNITSLVYLSLQNNMFSGTIPAELGKLENLANLYAFFLVLSYFTLPVELNSLTNLTELRLTGNNFNGRIPSLESWKQLSKLEMIGSGVGGPIPASISLLSNLEELRISDLSGESSPFPNLRNMTNMRNLVLRSCNITGRIPNYIALLPNLKFLDLSFNGLVGDIPDLSGLDDLYTVYFTGNSLNANVPGWLMNTGVAVDLSYNHFSKEPVLQRCPESVNLFRSHANYGNESDLANCFSQFPCSKNYSSVHINCGGTGVIIGDKVYEADDQDPGGPARFRPLNDHWGFSSTGNVWNVKDYRYTINNVSRLTMKDSELYTVARRSPLSITYYGRCLVNGRYKVTLHFAEIVFRDNRSYQSLGRRAFDVYIQGAIELKNFDIKHEAGGVDKAVIKTIENIHVTNKTLEIRFQYAGNGTTAVPRDGVFGPMISAISMEAGRRVNGPDPHVVPPLSLRVKYGSQTKSGKRSIFIVIGAVTAVLLLTLIVIGVAWKRGYIGDKKSREKDIRGIDLQTGVFTYRQIKAATRNFADSNKLGEGGFGSVYMGTLQDGTLIAVKKLSSKSSQGNREFVNEIGMIASIQHPNVVRLHGCCVERNQLLLVYEYMANNSLAHALFDNDKAMMEIDFPTRQRISIGIAKGLKFLHEDSVLRMVHRDIKATNVLLDTDLTPKISDFGLAKLNEEENTHITTTVAGTMLLLMLG
- the LOC110915448 gene encoding probable leucine-rich repeat receptor-like serine/threonine-protein kinase At3g14840 isoform X11 — protein: MSIIFNKSLELLSTIVLIFLALLLFEVTDVHAQNGYLPQDEVRALRDIAEELGKRDWNFSLNPCDNNPNWATPNNQTETSLYNNTVMCNCSYPGDVCHVITMSLQNNMFSGTIPAELGKLENLANLYAFFLVLSYFTLPVELNSLTNLTELRLTGNNFNGRIPSLESWKQLSKLEMIGSGVGGPIPASISLLSNLEELRISDLSGESSPFPNLRNMTNMRNLVLRSCNITGRIPNYIALLPNLKFLDLSFNGLVGDIPDLSGLDDLYTVYFTGNSLNANVPGWLMNTGVAVDLSYNHFSKEPVLQRCPESVNLFRSHANYGNESDLANCFSQFPCSKNYSSVHINCGGTGVIIGDKVYEADDQDPGGPARFRPLNDHWGFSSTGNVWNVKDYRYTINNVSRLTMKDSELYTVARRSPLSITYYGRCLVNGRYKVTLHFAEIVFRDNRSYQSLGRRAFDVYIQGAIELKNFDIKHEAGGVDKAVIKTIENIHVTNKTLEIRFQYAGNGTTAVPRDGVFGPMISAISMEAGRRVNGPDPHVVPPLSLRVKYGSQTKSGKRSIFIVIGAVTAVLLLTLIVIGVAWKRGYIGDKKSREKDIRGIDLQTGVFTYRQIKAATRNFADSNKLGEGGFGSVYMGTLQDGTLIAVKKLSSKSSQGNREFVNEIGMIASIQHPNVVRLHGCCVERNQLLLVYEYMANNSLAHALFDNDKAMMEIDFPTRQRISIGIAKGLKFLHEDSVLRMVHRDIKATNVLLDTDLTPKISDFGLAKLNEEENTHITTTVAGTIGYMAPEYALRGHLSYKADVYSFGVLLLEIIAGKSNMKYHPTEEFICLVDWVVALKQKGCLMDLVDSRLGSDFNKEEALRMIQIALLCINKYPAHRPTMSEVTNMLEGRIKIKKQDINLTTSDDEFRLQALKMKLEEIQTPYFDELESFTNPSSSIHDQYTDSQASEKNLLI
- the LOC110915448 gene encoding probable leucine-rich repeat receptor-like serine/threonine-protein kinase At3g14840 isoform X25, yielding MSIIFNKSLELLSTIVLIFLALLLFEVTDVHAQNGYLPQDEVRALRDIAEELGKRDWNFSLNPCDNNPNWATPNNQTETSLYNNTVMCNCSYPGDVCHVITIILEGQDLDGVLPPSLAKLPYIKTIDLGRNYLNGTIPSEWASTKLEYLSVSANRLTGRIPTYLGNITSLVYLSLQNNMFSGTIPAELGKLENLANLYAFFLVLSYFTLPVELNSLTNLTELRLTGNNFNGRIPSLESWKQLSKLEMIGSGVGGPIPASISLLSNLEELRISDLSGESSPFPNLRNMTNMRNLVLRSCNITGRIPNYIALLPNLKFLDLSFNGLVGDIPDLSGLDDLYTVYFTGNSLNANVPGWLMNTGVAVDLSYNHFSKEPVLQRCPESVNLFRSHANYGNESDLANCFSQFPCSKNYSSVHINCGGTGVIIGDKVYEADDQDPGGPARFRPLNDHWGFSSTGNVWNVKDYRYTINNVSRLTMKDSELYTVARRSPLSITYYGRCLVNGRYKVTLHFAEIVFRDNRSYQSLGRRAFDVYIQGAIELKNFDIKHEAGGVDKAVIKTIENIHVTNKTLEIRFQYAGNGTTAVPRDGVFGPMISAISMEAETKSGKRSIFIVIGAVTAVLLLTLIVIGVAWKRGYIGDKKSREKDIRGIDLQTGVFTYRQIKAATRNFADSNKLGEGGFGSVYMGTLQDGTLIAVKKLSSKSSQGNREFVNEIGMIASIQHPNVVRLHGCCVERNQLLLVYEYMANNSLAHALFDNDKAMMEIDFPTRQRISIGIAKGLKFLHEDSVLRMVHRDIKATNVLLDTDLTPKISDFGLAKLNEEENTHITTTVAGTMSG